DNA from Ptychodera flava strain L36383 chromosome 15, AS_Pfla_20210202, whole genome shotgun sequence:
attgaagatttcgtcataatttgaatacatcacattttgataatccctatgaagctgtataccaaatatcaaagctataagacaagtggtttttgtgaaaaaaaattttgaccaaaaatgacaaaaattgccttaataatacaaatttgcatatttcctcttttttaacaaatctaagtgaGATCATCCCAAGGGACCTGTATATCAattataaaagctatctgaccagcggttatgaagattTCTTACTGTAAATAGCTTTTTTGAgctaattttgcatatttttaacaatatcaaaaaacgaAAAACGTACAGTTTGTATTaatcatattttacatctaCACATCAAATATCACGTCTATAAGTACTGCCGTGctcaaaatatttgagtggacagacctcctcacaaatggacatacatacatatatacatacatacagactgacaccggatggatacccatcccaatagttTCTATAGGCTATactctatagtagctaaaatcTGTTGACAACATGAAGCTCCACCTTAAATTAAAAAAGATATACTAGTATACAACAGCTTGGTTGTTGATTTACACGACACTTTATTAATAAAAAATTACTGAATATACTAcagtttgtttgttgatttaACAGAAGTTGGATTTTAATAatactatgacagaaccccatggccggtTAGTGCAAGCGctccgtactagcggtatttgcacgagtgctgcggtgtattcggcggcagtcctttcacgagcgaagcgcagcatcatttatttcacattttgagttTGAAATTCTTCTgaatgatcgatacaaataacagttcgaagatttttacaggaaatttaagagtaagatacggcaaacgtaacttgtcgaacgatcaaatttcacaGCGATCACTGTTATCATtagcgtgtaggacacacaagcacagagtaaactgcatgcaaaagtgactttctattgtaaacaggaaatgtccggtgagaaaactactggcaaaaacgtctctgaaaatgaTAACTGTTTAATTGGCTCCGCTGCGTCCGCAGTTACGTGTGTTACGATGTATGATGGCCGCTGTTGTACGGCGGCCACCGTGTATCCATGGAACTTTTTACTATAACTAGCATTgaaccaaagtgaaatgaaatcttctagacgacattttttgtgtttacaaacaaaaatagttccgggtcaaaattggtaaatactcattaacataaaggaatggcataatgtttttggtattgcactgcagtgcaaataccggtagtacgcgcgcgcttcaaTGCGAagaaactgtggtacatatgtaataaaacaCTTTAttacatccttagctcggttattgaaccaatctttttgagattggggatttggccgagcggttttgtctgtggcctctGCGCTAGGTTATTGGGTActgtgcgttgtgggttcgggtccggttgaaaccatcgtatttattaatagaaaaattcacattatttgtaatatatatacacCAAACCACAACTATGAATTAAAATACATTCTCATATTTCTTTCccagttttttgttttcttgtcttGCCTTACTCTGgcttgtttacttatttttccAATTCTCAGATATTTTTCTTGCTTTGGCTTCTGCACTGCATTAACATCATTGGGTTTGAAATGTGTAACCCTTGCCTTTTTTCTGTCAGAACCAAGACAATGTCTGTCTCTCTTTAAGAcagttttgataggatatttaTGCCCTACGCCTTTTGGACCCAATCCTTTCTCTCTGTCCCAGCCCTTTTTTATCATCATCTGAAATCCAACATTATTTTCTGGAATAAAATATTGAGTTGGCAGTTTTGTATGTTTGCTGTTGAAAAGGTGGACTGTTGAGTGCTTATGTTCTGTCCTATTGACCTCAGGAAAATCTATCTTGCAAATTTCACACCAAAAATGTCTTTGGTCTGTTGCACTATCCCCAGCTTCACAATGCTTTTCCTGTGTCAGTTCTTGGCCTCTGTCATAGAATTTTAAAAGATGTACAACATTATGATGTCCTGCCATTTCAGCCAAATCAACAGCAGTTTGTCCCTGTGAATTTATTAGACTTCTGTCAGCACCATGCAGCAGCAGATGATGAACTATCCCACTTTGTCCACTATGTGAAGCACACATTAACGCTGTCCATGAAAAACTGTCATATGCATTGATATCACATCCTTTCTCTAAACATTTCATAAGTTCACTTAAATCTCCATTTTGTGCATTCCGAAGGAAAGCATTCACAAGTCTCTCGCTACGTCGGCCAGCTCCAAGATCATGCTTCGTGGCTCCTCGTCTTTCATGCTGCTTGCACTCTCTAACAGACGCAGATGGGCGTTGATGGTAAACAGATTGAATGTTGTCTGATGTTGCCATAGACGGTTCTGAAATTAAACTGTCATAGAAAGATTTGGCATCACATCCACTTAGGGGACTTGCTGTAAGGATATGACTGTTGTTCACATAGTTGTCTTCTGTTGTGTCTTTCTTTTCGCTAGCACTGAGAAACTGTACTGGTCTTATGTTGCTGTCTGTGAAGTTGACAATGTGAGATGCCATTCTGTATACCGTAGCTCCAAGCATTGACTGATTGTAGCACCGTCTATgatgtaaaaggaaaaaaataccgcaattatatggtgtcgctcaaatttggtCAGAATTGGTGTATACCAGTATggttaccaaagatcaacaataaatattgtttctatctgttcagtgcaggaaaattctatgttaatgttatgacaatgatttctgcacagtacaatcagaaaaacaacaagaaatatttaaaccataaaaaaaggacaaaagtaaataaggtctgaaacatTAGGTTcgggaggtcaactttagcaacatgcatagcagaaacagctagcccctcttagtttgagcatagtCTTCCCCCTACcctctactgtctgtggttTGAGCAGGTATGTTAATAAacgatgacaggaaatgactcaaggtcagtggagttagACTGTTTCAGTCACAGGCTcttgagtcaatgcaggcgaaccgctagccgccactgatacaaaaaattgatttttattgtatcagtggcggctagcggttcgcctgcattgactcaagAGCCTATGGAGTTAGACTGTTTCAGTAACTGGCAttccatcactcctgcacatttgcaggatttccctttttttaCCTCTTACCTCATTAGCACATTTTTGACGCTGACGTCTTCCAGAAATTATGTGTTGTCCATGCGAAGTAATATACTTGGGCTTGCTTCGTAAGCAACTGGTACACGGGGTATGCCCACCGCTTGTTGGAGTATTGGTTTCTGTTAGGGAAGTCTTCCAGAATTATGTATTGTTCATGCGAAgttatatacatgtagtttgacTTGCTTCGTAAGCATCCGGTAAGGGGTACCGTGAATGTGGAGGTATTCTAATAATGTCCTGCGTTTCGGTCTATCGAACGTTGAAGATACGGACATCGAGGAGTAGCCTTGTTTCCTGGTAAGGCAGCCACGGGCTCGGTACGGCGAGACTTTGCGAGAACTGTAaggtcaaacaaacaaacgcgATATTAGTACaataataaatctatttatagatatataattaaaaaaatagaatttttggTCTCTTGCAAATAAACTTAAAGTAAATGTAACAAATTTTGCTTATGTTTTAtgattgcgcatgcgcagtGGTTGTCAAGGGACGCTGCAGCTGGGGAAACAAAATGGACTTCAAAGAAGATTCTATGTTTGAATCTGCCCGCCTGAATTTGCTCGAGGTGATCGAAGACAGAAACAGAGCTCTGAACAAGGTGTGTAGTTCTAGCTTTCAATGCAGATGGTTTGAAGACTCTCAGAGTTGCGACTTGGTTGTACGTTATATTGCACTGCAATATCACGTGTGACCCGCACTCTATTATTAAATTTTATAAACAAACTGTTACCGTCCCTccgtggtggagggactgtgataccatttaaaatataaacattCATTGTATGCTTTGGTCTGGAGAGAATGTCTAGAGTGCCATGCATTGACATAGTATAGAAACATAACGAGTGTCGATCCTTTTTTAGCTCCGTGGTAGTACTCTGTAGGCGTgatgcagtacagtagctcgaggttttgcctgggtatttgggtcggacggcaaaaccagagctACAGATCCAACCATCCAGAGAGAGTGCAGGTGCCGAACGTCTGGACGTTCGGCGCGCCTTGCAAAGTTATTCGGCGAATCCGGCGTTCTTCTCCTTACCGGTTTACCTTCTAATACTATTTTGCACCTACCCGCTCAAGGATGTCTCGCTATTTATCCAAAGTACTGCCGTTCGGCAGGATTTTGTGTGCCGATCGCGGGTTACTCACTGAATGGGACGCCATGTTTGAAAGGGATGACGTCACAGTCTCGCACATCCACGTTCCTATCCTATTAGCATAACAATGCACACATTTACGTTGTACGTGTACGCTGCAGCGCTGCGCTGgttctttcagttttcataaCTACTGACCGGCCGAACTCCGAAATGAAGACGATTGatattatatgataattttttatgaacaaaattacagagaaatgttATAATGTGCAAATACGTACGTGCATGTTATTCatgaaagtgattgtaaatgaTTATTTGATCACGCTATTAAAGCCACAATACAAACGACAGCATCGACGAAACAGCAAAAGCAGACGGAAAACGAAAAGCAAACAAGGTTTTCATAAAAGTGAGGGAAGCTGCCAAGAACAAGGTAAGCAACTtttcaaaggcaaaaaaataaagtcatctgttGTTTCCTAAGTGGTGTTGTGTGTGATATTTCTTATCGATGTCCGAGGAGGCAAGAACGAAACCCTCCGACAACCTTTGTGTGCGATAAAGAAATCGAAATTGTCTCTAAGTGTACCCACCTTTGGTTGAATACTTTCTAAAAAATTTAAATGGGATTTAAACACTGATGCTATCTGAAGGAAGGGCGACAGCGAtttatttttaaggaaactgcTTTCCTTCATGTTTGATAGATAATCTTATCCATTACAGTGAAAGCGTTGTTTCATTCTCGCTCATCTGGTGGCTTCATCTGACAATCAAAGACatattaactttacagaattttaTCACTTACCTTAAAATTAGAATATCAGAGAAGTCTGTCACTTTATGATCAGCTAGTACTTAGGAAAAGCCCGAGCAATTGTTAACTGTAGTAATAATATTCTGTCATATTCATCATATTCTGTTCGGAGCGACCCTCCGGTCGGCGTTTTACACTCGGGAACCTGCTTGCAGGTTAAACCGGCGCAAGTTTTTATTCATTTCCTCCATTACTTTAcggcttttaaatgatttgtaaaCTGTTTCATGTGTATGTTTTTGGTCACCGCTCTGTATCTATGTactttttgtatatttaatattttgatgtattgtGTTTTATTCGCACTTTTTTATTGCCCATGTTTAGGATGAATAAAGCTGTACTGAGTTGAATTGAACTGAATAAACCAAAACCCGACGGCCTTTTTCCAAGGCCACCACGTCATATTAAAAGCGAACTACCGTTGAATAAACCCATTGTCCATCACCGCACACAAGACGACGTAAAGACCAACACAAACAGAAAATTTCAACAGATGAAAAAAACTGAAGTTTCTCAAACGAAGAATGAAAGAAAACCTAAACAACGTATTAAACGACACGGAACACGTAAAAGCTAATGGAAGATTaaacacaaacaagaaaaacaaaaaaaccttcAATATAGGAAGAGGCATAGCAATTATGAATACGAAAGATTACATTCTAAGAAAATAATAGACCGCTGAAAATTCAAACTACACATGTATTAATGtaaaccaccgtccctccattGAGGGACGGTGTGTAAACCAACGCAGCGCGACTTAAGTACACGATGGATATGGGGACAAAATTATGAGGAGGTAACTTACAGTTTCCCCGACCCCGTAACGAAAATAATACGTTCATACTCTTGTATACAAATAACGGAATGATCGGACACTCTATTATCAAAACGTTCCCAAGTTACGTGTTGTTCCAGTCAAGCATATcaaatcctggtattttttctatatttttttttaattcaacgGACAATACAGTATAAACAAATCTGTGAATGGAACGTGGGCTCACCAGCAGCCTCAACAGAAATAGCTGGCATATGATT
Protein-coding regions in this window:
- the LOC139152154 gene encoding G patch domain and ankyrin repeat-containing protein 1 homolog isoform X2, whose amino-acid sequence is MSLISEPSMATSDNIQSVYHQRPSASVRECKQHERRGATKHDLGAGRRSERLVNAFLRNAQNGDLSELMKCLEKGCDINAYDSFSWTALMCASHSGQSGIVHHLLLHGADRSLINSQGQTAVDLAEMAGHHNVVHLLKFYDRGQELTQEKHCEAGDSATDQRHFWCEICKIDFPEVNRTEHKHSTVHLFNSKHTKLPTQYFIPENNVGFQMMIKKGWDREKGLGPKGVGHKYPIKTVLKRDRHCLGSDRKKARVTHFKPNDVNAVQKPKQEKYLRIGKISKQARVRQDKKTKNWERNMRMYFNS
- the LOC139152154 gene encoding G patch domain and ankyrin repeat-containing protein 1 homolog isoform X1; protein product: MRRCYNQSMLGATVYRMASHIVNFTDSNIRPVQFLSASEKKDTTEDNYVNNSHILTASPLSGCDAKSFYDSLISEPSMATSDNIQSVYHQRPSASVRECKQHERRGATKHDLGAGRRSERLVNAFLRNAQNGDLSELMKCLEKGCDINAYDSFSWTALMCASHSGQSGIVHHLLLHGADRSLINSQGQTAVDLAEMAGHHNVVHLLKFYDRGQELTQEKHCEAGDSATDQRHFWCEICKIDFPEVNRTEHKHSTVHLFNSKHTKLPTQYFIPENNVGFQMMIKKGWDREKGLGPKGVGHKYPIKTVLKRDRHCLGSDRKKARVTHFKPNDVNAVQKPKQEKYLRIGKISKQARVRQDKKTKNWERNMRMYFNS